A genomic window from Parafrankia discariae includes:
- a CDS encoding type II toxin-antitoxin system HicB family antitoxin encodes MERAVRLTAVVTHEGDWYVARALEVEVTSQGVSVEESLANLREALELYFEDQPFPVTAADGPIVAPLDIRLSA; translated from the coding sequence ATGGAGCGAGCGGTGCGGCTGACGGCTGTCGTCACGCACGAGGGCGACTGGTACGTGGCGCGGGCTCTGGAGGTCGAGGTGACCAGCCAGGGAGTCAGCGTCGAGGAGTCGCTGGCGAATCTTCGTGAGGCGCTGGAGCTGTACTTCGAGGACCAGCCCTTCCCTGTGACCGCGGCGGACGGCCCCATCGTTGCCCCGCTGGACATCCGCCTCTCGGCGTGA
- a CDS encoding type II toxin-antitoxin system HicA family toxin, translated as MTPALPRVSGAKVVKALGCAGFEEVATRGSHCKLRHKENARVVIVPLHRELATGTLASVLRQAGIDAEELRTLLT; from the coding sequence GTGACGCCCGCGCTGCCTCGGGTTTCCGGGGCGAAGGTGGTGAAGGCTTTGGGGTGTGCCGGCTTCGAGGAGGTCGCCACGCGTGGCTCGCACTGCAAGCTGCGGCATAAGGAGAACGCTCGGGTCGTGATCGTCCCACTTCATCGGGAGCTGGCGACGGGCACCCTCGCCTCGGTCCTCCGTCAGGCGGGCATCGACGCGGAGGAGCTTAGGACGTTGCTCACCTGA
- a CDS encoding carboxymuconolactone decarboxylase family protein, which translates to MDARFNMFGNELATRFGKRFASASLVIHQSSLPKPTQELVSLRASQINGCGFCVDMHTKEAAAAGETSTRLNLVAAWREADVFTEAERAALALAEEGTRLADAHLGVSDETWAQIRKHYDDDQIAALVCLLGLINAANRMNVIVRNPAGGYEPGMAASFAS; encoded by the coding sequence ATGGACGCCCGATTCAACATGTTCGGCAACGAGCTCGCCACCAGGTTCGGCAAGCGGTTCGCGAGCGCCAGCCTGGTGATCCACCAGTCGTCGCTGCCAAAGCCCACCCAGGAGCTGGTGTCGCTGCGGGCCAGCCAGATCAACGGCTGCGGCTTCTGCGTCGACATGCACACCAAGGAGGCCGCGGCTGCCGGTGAGACCTCCACCCGACTCAACCTGGTCGCCGCCTGGCGCGAGGCAGACGTATTCACCGAGGCCGAGCGAGCCGCGCTGGCACTCGCCGAAGAGGGAACCCGGCTCGCCGACGCCCACCTCGGCGTATCCGACGAGACCTGGGCCCAGATCCGCAAGCACTACGACGACGACCAGATCGCGGCCCTCGTCTGCCTCCTCGGCCTGATCAACGCGGCCAATCGGATGAACGTGATCGTGCGCAACCCAGCGGGTGGCTACGAACCCGGCATGGCCGCCAGCTTCGCGAGCTGA
- a CDS encoding RNA polymerase sigma-70 factor has translation MAGTSPMTPDAVRPMKEDACPDPATEVFLAHRNLLFTVAYEMLGSAVDAEDILQESWLRWAGVDLATVRDQRAYLVQITTRQALNRLRTLGRRRESYVGPWLPEPLLTAPDVAEDVALADSVSMAMLLVLETLRPTERAVFVLREVFDFGYDEIAAAVDKSPATVRQIAHRARAHVAARRPCAVVSAAETRGALDAFQRAVETGDLQNLLDILAPDIVLLGDGGGVKQAVLRPVVGAGKVARLLAAGLGRIDAVMSLQQVQVNGYPALILRLDGEIDSVVAVRIDDGLITGLYAVRNPEKLSRIERETALRR, from the coding sequence ATGGCCGGTACTTCGCCGATGACGCCCGACGCTGTGAGGCCCATGAAGGAGGACGCCTGTCCAGACCCCGCTACCGAGGTGTTCCTCGCCCACCGCAACCTGCTGTTCACGGTCGCCTACGAGATGCTCGGCTCGGCCGTGGACGCGGAGGACATCCTCCAGGAGAGCTGGCTGCGCTGGGCAGGCGTCGATCTCGCCACCGTGCGGGACCAGCGGGCGTACCTGGTGCAGATCACCACTCGTCAGGCGCTGAATCGACTGCGCACGCTTGGCCGGCGCAGGGAGTCCTACGTCGGCCCCTGGCTGCCAGAGCCATTGCTGACCGCGCCCGACGTGGCCGAGGATGTCGCGTTGGCCGACAGCGTCTCCATGGCGATGCTGCTGGTGCTGGAAACGCTTCGGCCGACCGAGCGGGCCGTGTTTGTGCTGCGCGAGGTGTTCGACTTCGGGTACGACGAGATCGCGGCAGCCGTCGACAAGAGCCCGGCCACGGTCCGCCAGATCGCTCACCGGGCGCGGGCGCATGTCGCCGCGCGCCGTCCTTGTGCGGTCGTCTCCGCAGCCGAGACCCGAGGCGCGCTCGACGCGTTCCAGCGGGCGGTCGAGACCGGCGATCTGCAGAACCTGCTGGACATCCTCGCCCCGGACATCGTCCTGCTGGGTGACGGCGGCGGGGTCAAACAGGCCGTGTTGCGCCCGGTCGTCGGAGCGGGCAAGGTAGCCCGGCTGCTAGCCGCCGGGCTGGGCAGGATCGACGCTGTTATGTCGCTGCAGCAGGTACAGGTCAACGGCTACCCGGCGCTGATCCTCCGGCTCGACGGCGAGATCGACAGCGTCGTGGCGGTACGCATCGACGACGGCCTCATCACCGGGCTCTATGCCGTCCGCAACCCCGAGAAGCTGTCGCGCATCGAGCGGGAAACCGCCCTTCGCCGCTGA
- a CDS encoding SCO4848 family membrane protein yields MVDNVSELAPHTETMAGGRCEAGGVTLSKRASWFLIAVGVWTWAIWPNFLRNIWKDDRSWDGGPTGFFTVHLILTVVSIGIGSAVGWLGIRGVRAGRPGSTDDVASAGRLISPGR; encoded by the coding sequence ATGGTGGACAACGTGTCCGAACTCGCGCCCCACACGGAGACCATGGCTGGCGGCCGGTGCGAGGCTGGTGGGGTGACTCTGTCGAAGCGTGCGTCCTGGTTCCTGATCGCGGTGGGTGTGTGGACGTGGGCCATCTGGCCGAATTTCCTCCGGAACATATGGAAGGACGATCGTTCCTGGGATGGCGGCCCGACCGGCTTTTTCACGGTCCATCTGATCTTGACGGTCGTATCCATCGGGATCGGGTCGGCTGTCGGCTGGCTCGGCATCCGAGGGGTGCGCGCGGGCCGTCCCGGTTCTACGGATGATGTTGCCTCCGCCGGCCGGCTGATCAGCCCCGGTCGCTGA
- a CDS encoding helix-turn-helix transcriptional regulator: protein MTRAGARPVAAELLPHLCRVRDHIDRHYREPLDLDVLARVGRVSKFHLVRSFEAAYGETPIRYVTRRRIERAQDLLRHANLTVTEICVLVGFASLGSFSARFTQLVGESPTAYRNRWAARGGPHVPGCYLFMRGPMDLRCTSDTTSDGAI from the coding sequence GTGACCAGGGCGGGCGCGCGGCCGGTGGCGGCTGAGCTGCTGCCGCACCTGTGCCGGGTCCGTGATCATATCGATCGGCACTACCGGGAGCCGCTCGACCTCGACGTGCTCGCCAGGGTCGGTCGGGTGTCGAAGTTCCATCTGGTTCGCAGCTTCGAGGCGGCCTACGGGGAGACCCCGATCCGCTACGTCACGCGGCGCCGGATCGAGCGCGCGCAGGACCTGCTGCGGCACGCGAACCTCACGGTCACCGAGATCTGCGTGCTGGTCGGGTTCGCGAGCCTCGGGTCCTTCTCGGCTCGTTTCACCCAGCTCGTCGGCGAGAGCCCCACCGCGTACCGCAACCGCTGGGCGGCCCGCGGCGGCCCGCACGTGCCGGGGTGCTACCTGTTCATGCGCGGCCCGATGGACCTGCGGTGCACCTCCGACACGACCTCGGACGGCGCAATCTGA
- a CDS encoding VOC family protein, whose protein sequence is MITNISLVTIYCLDQDKARDFYVDVLGFEPRADVSMGGEFRWVTIGHPGQPELQATLMVPGPPLDPDAADFVRRQLGKGQMGGLGLRVDDCRKTFEELSAKGVEFLQEPADRPYGVEAVLRDNSGNWLVLVEPKTFSPEDFD, encoded by the coding sequence ATGATCACAAACATCTCGCTGGTCACGATCTACTGTCTCGACCAGGACAAGGCCCGGGACTTCTACGTCGACGTGCTCGGTTTCGAGCCGCGCGCGGACGTCTCGATGGGCGGCGAGTTCCGCTGGGTCACGATCGGCCATCCCGGTCAGCCCGAGCTCCAGGCGACCCTGATGGTCCCGGGGCCGCCGCTGGATCCGGACGCCGCCGACTTCGTCCGCCGGCAGCTCGGCAAGGGACAGATGGGCGGGCTCGGGCTGCGGGTCGACGACTGCCGCAAGACCTTCGAGGAGTTGAGCGCGAAGGGCGTCGAGTTCCTGCAGGAGCCCGCCGACCGCCCATACGGGGTGGAGGCCGTGTTGCGTGACAACTCCGGCAACTGGCTGGTCCTGGTCGAGCCGAAGACGTTCAGCCCGGAGGACTTCGACTGA